GGGGCAGATGAAGAGTACAGGAGGAGAagaaatatcaaaggaaaaatagTGCTTCTTACATGACCATCCCCATCAAAGCCTGATGGTTTCCCACAATTTACTTTTCTCATTTAAGCCAAACGACTAAGCCCCCTATGAAAAAATTTGAGCAACTCGGCATGGTCCAAAATGTGCACTTGAATGGGGCTATGGATCCTCCACATATATGGTAGATTCTGCCCAATTCCAGTTGGTCTTTGGTGATGATTCTGCCCAATCCAAGTTGGTCTTTGGTGGTGATGTTAGATGTGGATCCCTTCATCTAAATTCTTCATTCGACGCAGAAATCATCATTAGTCAGTTGAATGAGGCTTATTTCAACAGAATTATTCACTAAGTTGTCACAAGATGTATTTCCTTCTACTTTCTGGTAGATCAAGTCTTCAGCCCTCAGGTAGATCACAGCAACAGAGCTAACATATTGgtaggaggagaagtttgagaataACTTAAGACAGACATTATCCCGATAACAAAAGTCAATTTGGGGAGTTCGAGAAAAGAACCCCTTCATGTTTAACAGGTAAAAACCATCACATCTGATCTTGAGGGAGTTGTTTTGCACCTTAATAGATCCAAATTCCCCAGAAGAATGTAAGGTAAAACCTTTCTTGGTATCACATTCTGGAAAGAACAAAGACAAGAGGTTGTCCAATGTTAGAAGCACACAAAGATCCTATTTACTTCAGAACATTAGCTGCTTCTCATGTGGtcaaagaattatagatttaaaggTGGATGAAACCTAACAGGTCACCTGCCTCAAACCTCATTTTAAAACAGGAAACAGGAGCCAAGAGaggttttaaatgacttgcccaaggtcacaaagtcagGAAATCACTGAGTTGGGATCACACAGTTTAAAAAGTATCTGAgatatgatttgaacccaagtgtgaCCTGAATCCAAGTTCAGTACTCCTAGTACTAAATAGTGCTCTTTGATGTGGGGAGGCTGTCTTTGTCTTGAAGATAGTGATGCCCACTGCATAAATTAGCCATGACCTGAGGGCTCAAAATGGACCAAAGGCAATGGTTTCCATGGACTTTTTTTAGACTAACTTCTCTTTGTGGTTGTTGAGAtctcatttttagaaaaatgacCTGCTTCAGGATGGTGGGCTTATGTTGCAATGAAGACCTGGTAACCATATTGATCAGGAAAAATTTGAATTTAGTAAGCCAAATGCCATTCTGGAATTATGGGGGAAATTgctgctttcctttcttttgttagCTTCCATGTTAAAGTCTAGGGGAATGCATCTATTTGAAGAAGTTTTTTGTTCAGTCAGATCCAATTCTTTGGGATCCCCATTCTTGGAGTGTTtagatatttccttctccaactcattttccagatgagaaaactaagtcagAGTTAggtaacttgctcagggccacaaagctagtaagagtctgagggtagatttgaattcagatcttcctggctccagcccTGACACTCTATCCCTTGCTCTACCAGCTAcacatatctatgtatctatgcatatatacacttgaacttcaatattttaataaatagagATATTAATTTATGAGTATGAGCATGCCTCCCAGCAAAACATCCGAACTCCTAAATTCTTTAGAAAATATTATTCGAGTCATTGTGACCAAAACACAATTCCCTGGGGAAATCATGCCTCTGGTAATGAGCCTTCCCAAGCATAGTTGGACTCATTCTCCAATAATAATAGGTCCATCACCATACATGTGCTCAAAACTCCTCCAACTAAATAGGATCCACCAGTTGTCTTCTCCATCATTGACTTGAAGGAACCCATGCCGTAATGGGATTTTAAtcttatatacaaatatttgtgTTCATTGTAATTGCTTGCTCTAGAAGTTTTGCAGATAAGTATATCAACACAAAGGTGATATATGtctgtacatgtatatatacacaaatccatatctatgtatatgtattctAGGTTTTTTAACTTGGGAGgtagaaaacatttttagttgttattctatataaaaataagtatatatgcatatatattataaatgaacTCACTAACAGACATTTATTGAGACATAATGGAGAAAGGATTGGTCTTGAAGTTGAGAAAGCCTGGATCTACCTAATCCCTGTCTCTAAGACTTGAAGTCTGTGTATCTAAGACAGGTCACCTAATCTCTGTGTCCTAGGCAATCCAGGTTCTTAATTTGGGATCTGTGaactttttaacattttgattatTGAATTTCGATAGAATTCTTTACTTTTCTAATCTTATGGATTTAATTTTCTATATTGAAAAGCATTATTATGAGAGGAGATCTATAAGCTTCACTAGACTGCCCAAAAGGTCCGAGACACTAataaggttaagaacctctgccctAAAACTCTAAATTACACTCACCAGACATCTGTGAGAATGATTTCCATGCCGGAGTCCCTCTCACCATTGAAATCATTGAAGTCCAGACCCATCTGAGAAGGCTTCCATTGACTTAATGAAAGTGAGTGGTTCTCCACAAGGCTGCTATAACCCTGCAAACTACAGGGACCAGGGAAGGTTCAAACCTATTCTGAGTGGCTGGCGAGGGAAGGGAGCAGGTACAGGCAATGGTTTAGTGGCCAGTAATATTTcagtaattctttcttttt
The window above is part of the Gracilinanus agilis isolate LMUSP501 chromosome 4, AgileGrace, whole genome shotgun sequence genome. Proteins encoded here:
- the TNFSF4 gene encoding tumor necrosis factor ligand superfamily member 4 → MKILSSDSHAEITQRRIDIFLHFRAGSSTRYKRKNGTGSVNMIQDDLLHFSKGLSAGDHYLATSSPSVTALISLAATATKDPEQKFLPPQPLALSNYGQHQKLPQQSKNDSIKVHLLECDTKKGFTLHSSGEFGSIKVQNNSLKIRCDGFYLLNMKGFFSRTPQIDFCYRDNVCLKLFSNFSSYQYVSSVAVIYLRAEDLIYQKVEGNTSCDNLVNNSVEISLIQLTNDDFCVE